DNA from Tachysurus fulvidraco isolate hzauxx_2018 chromosome 16, HZAU_PFXX_2.0, whole genome shotgun sequence:
AAATCGCCGTTCATGTAGGAGCCGAACGATCCAAAGACGTCTTGTGTCATCTGCTTCATTGGCTGGAACAAGCTGTGGAAGCCAGAGAACTGTGGGTTATGGAAGAAGGGCCTGTAGGAGGGTGTGTTGATCCATCTGGGCTGGTGCAGTGAGCGCATGTGGTCAAACACTCTCATGCTGTCCATGAAGATGGTGTCCACGCTGTCAGCCACGTCCGTGTAGCGTCTCTCCAGATCCTGGAAGTGCTGCCTCTGCTGGAGGTCCTCTTTCTCTAGAGTCTCCATATTCTGACCGTTAATCCAGATGGAGAAAGGTGAGGAGCGGTTCAGGAACTCCTCCAGCTGAGACAGGAGAAGAACACAAAATTAGGTGTTGAATTCTATCTTGtagaacagacagacaatagACCAGTGTTCCTCTGTCTTAACCCATGGTGGTGCTGAAAACTTGAATTGGTTAGTAGGTGTTGATGTGGTGACGTTTTTGGTAAGATGATTATTTTACAATTATAGTGTACAGTATCAGTGCTTTATAAATGTCAGTTAGTCAGGACTCTGTGACTTTGTGTGTTCTGGTTtgtcagtaacatgacaagctgtgacTTTGTTGTCTTCAAGAAAGATGGGAAAAATTTAGGCTGGTGACGGATCGACTCTTTATAGCTGCCTTGAtataagtgataacagaaagTAACTTGTCAATGTTAAATATAACAGATGGTTAAACAAGGGTTTATCTTGAGCGCTATGAATTTCAGCTCTCACCTGTCGACCCACCAGGCCGGAGCCACTGCTGCAGGTTCGAGAGTAATATTTGATACACGTGTTCTTCAGGCACGGCTTACACTCTTCCCACAGGGCCTGTGTGGTTTCATTACACACTGACTGCTCCTCGTTCAGCTTCTCCTCTATCTCCTGTGCCACCTTCAGAGCTTCCTAATGCACACAAGAAATCTGGAGCTCTAGCAAACTTCCAAAATGTTACAATCCTCACAGTCAGGAAAATAAGTCTGAAAATCTTCACTAACCTCTTTCTGCTTCTTTGTTTCCTCCAACGATGACAGGAACCTTTCGTGATCCTCATCCGACTTCTCCATCAACGTCTTCATCTCCTTTACGCCGTTAATGGCGTTTTCAATCTCCTTATCCACATATTTCTCCCCGAGCTGAGAGATCTCTGTAGATGCACAGCTGCCATGAAGCACCGGCTGAAACTGACCGCAATTATAATGGTGCTCACAGGACATCTGTTATACTCACGTTTCAGGTCTTCCTTGGTGGGGGGAAGCAGACACTCAGCAGAGATGTAGAGGAGCGAAAGGCCTAGTAAAGACAAACACGCCCTCATCTTCAGCGAGTTCAGCTTTCAGATGCAGGAAACACTAAAGGTAGAAGAGAGAGATGTAACGTGACTTCCTCTAGACACTCGCTTAACCTCCGTACTGTGTTTCTCGTCGACACTAAAACCTTTGTCTggtttatctgtttataaagcatgaaaatgtattcaatgttattgacatagcacttttaacaatggtcaTTCTcttaaaacagctttacataagaaatatagtacaaaatgtttattatacaaaaattatagattattattagacaaatattagaatattagacaaaaatattaatattggaCGTGTTTGTATTTCTCCTCAGTGAGCAAGAGGTGACTGTGGCGAAGAAAAAACCCCTTAGACgaaagaggaagaaatcttgagaggaaccagacctcaaaagggaacctcatcctcatttgagtgacactggagggtgtgattattaaCTGATATAATCACCGGAGagtgttataataaataatgttctttctattCCATACAGACTGATAATTgggtattgattaggaggttgttacCTAATTAAAATAAGTAGGAGGAGGTTACTAGGAGTCTTAGATACTTTAATTATCTTCATTTATAATTTGTTACCATAAATTATAAAGTCATTTATGGTCAATAGAcctcatttatattaaataaatatgcctGATATGTAAAAGAAGAGACATTAGAAGATGTTTAGAATTTTAGTAGTAGTTTCGaatttttagaatatatttatagaattatatatattttttaattatagtagtaatttataattttatttatttaaatctatacACACCATGTTACATGGATCACTTCTGATGTCACTCTTAAAAAACACTTGAGCACCTTTTCAGAATTACCGTCTGACACTAGCTATGGATGGAGGTCATGTAGCTACTGCTGTAAGTCTCTCAGTGTAACACCAGCTTATTTAATACCCTGAATTACTGAATATGTTCATTTCGTGTATCacattgtcagtgtgtgtgaatgtatatatttgtatgttaCTGAAGCTAGCTAGCTTTTTAGCCACTCCAGTGACAACCCTTCAGTGTAATTCATAATGTAGttaacaataatataattaatagcCAGCTAGCTATATTTCCTACCTTAATTTATGTAGTAAATTTATTTAGTGTAATAGGCACTAGCTGTACTtactatatagtatatatttactAAATTGCAGAGTAGCTAGCTTTTTTAATTTAGGATAATACCCACCTTGCAATAATTAACCTTTTATTGTTTAGTACTTAATTTCAGAGAGTAATAGTAGAGAAATACCCAATGTGCTAGCTGACTCGCCCAGTGTCATTATTAGCCACTAAGCTATAATGTCATTTTATGAAGCTGTTTCGCTTTTTCAGCTAATTCTTTTTAATAGCAAGATAATAGTCTCCAGCTAGATTTAGCAAAGACTAAATTTTCTACTTTTACTGCTAAAAAATATGACCTATGTTATGCATGCATCTATGTTAGTAATTAAGCGACACATTTAAGCTCTGAAATCTATTGTCATATCATTGCTACACTGCAGATGTGTATCTTCCTGTGGAGTTAAAGTATTTGTCCTGCATTTGAGTTATATCCCTAAAAACCATCAAGAAAGTCAACCATCACGTGGCATTATGATTTGAGACGTTGTGTAATATCTAATAATCTTCAGCTAAAATCCACCAGTTATATGAAACCTGTGACCTCTGGACTGGATTGGAAAGATTCAGGGTTGGATTTGTGAATGTCGCTTCCTAATCAGGCAGAGAATAAGTCCAGAAGATCAATCTtgaatctgtgtgtgggtgtgtgagtatACAGTGAGTTATTTTCCAACAGTTTTAGCTGACGACGGCACCCACGTTCTAAGCTGTGCCACCATTTACAATCCATCTTGATGAGGACTTGTGAGTTAGTCAGGCACTCGGCATGTGCTGACAGTGCTATTATGCTGAAAAAATGCCTGCATGCTGCGTCGCTGCACTGAGAACCTCTGAGATTTTGCCAGATGGATGCAGGTAGCTTAGTTATATAAGCAGCACACAAGTTCTCTGATATTCAAAATGTGAGTGATACAACCCAAGTGCTGagaaaacaaatctgaaaaacaaCGTGTTTGTCAAATTCTCCTTTGGTCGGTGTTAATGTGATGATTCATATTTAAAACAGCAGTGTTGGCTTTAATTCTGTACTTACTGCTTGTATATTCAACTGCGTTTCTATGGCAACGGCTTATTCAATAGGACTTAATGGCAAATGCTGcaagtctaataataataagatttttaaacaaaaagtcTAAATGTTAATGCATTAATTAACACTTTTTGGAAAGACTCCTATAACAGTT
Protein-coding regions in this window:
- the clu gene encoding clusterin, whose translation is MRACLSLLGLSLLYISAECLLPPTKEDLKQISQLGEKYVDKEIENAINGVKEMKTLMEKSDEDHERFLSSLEETKKQKEEALKVAQEIEEKLNEEQSVCNETTQALWEECKPCLKNTCIKYYSRTCSSGSGLVGRQLEEFLNRSSPFSIWINGQNMETLEKEDLQQRQHFQDLERRYTDVADSVDTIFMDSMRVFDHMRSLHQPRWINTPSYRPFFHNPQFSGFHSLFQPMKQMTQDVFGSFGSYMNGDLTFPSEDGNTNEDVIITKPFGNDKMTCREIRRNSAGCIKLREECEKCKEIQHIDCSGKKPLEGPLKKDLEQALDVAEKFTKEYNNLLRHFEEEMFNTSKLLDTLRKQFSWVSSLANHTTSDDGIFKVQTIICKDTENPENPGDTNISVKLFDQPEISFTVPGEIPWTDPKFSEVVAQEALDRYKQNTVVVAK